CACGCCTTCGTCAAGCGAATCCGCGCCGAGCACCCGGGCATGTTCATGTTCGGCGAAGCGTTCGACTACGATGCCGCGCGCATCGCCGAGCACACCTGGCCGGCCAATGCGAACGTGAGCGTGCTCGATTTCCCGCTGCGTGGCGCGCTGGAGCAGACCTTCGGCACTGCCGGAAAAGGCTTTGAGATGCTGGCCGAGCCGCTGCACCTGAGCGGTGGTCCGTACGCCAACCCGTACGAGCTGATGAGCTTCTACGACAACCACGACATGCCGCGCCTGCAGGCCAGTGACAACGGCTTCATCGACGCGCACAACTGGCTGTTCACCGCGCGTGGCATTCCGGTGCTCTATTACGGCTCGGAGACCGGTTTCATGCGTGGCCGCGCCGAGCACGCCGGCAACCGCGCCTACTTCGGCCAGCCGCGTGTGGATGCGGCGCCGAAGAGCCCCATCTTCGCGCCGCTGCAGCGTATCGCGCGACTGCGTGAAGCCACCCCGGCGCTGCAGCGCGGCCTGCAGGTGAACGAGCGCCTGCAGGGTGATGAGGCGGTGTTCTTCCGTGTGCTGCAGCAGGGCGAGGTGGCGCAGACCGCGCTGGTGCTGCTGAACAAGGGCGACCAGGCCAGGAGCTTCACCGTGGCGCGTTACGTCCAGGCTGGCCGCTGGCGTGATGCGCTGGACGGCGGTTCGTTGCAGGTGGATGCCTCCCTGAAGGCCGAAGTGCCTGCGCATGGCGTGAAGGTGTACGTGCTGGATGCCGCCGTGCAGCAGCCAGCGCTGCAGGTCGAGCTGGACAAGGCGATGACCGACCAGAAGGCTCGGGACCAGCGTCTGGGACGGTGAGGGCGCCGCCGGGCATGGCCCGGCGCTACCGCTCTGGTAGGTGCCAACCTCGGTTGGCACTCCCGCTCTGGTAGATGCCAACCTTGGTTGGCACGCTCTTCGAGCAGTCGAGCAGGCTCGGCTCTACAATAGGAGCCCCTATCTCCCCGCCGTTGCCATGACCGACCTCGCCCCGCAGACCCCGATCGAAACCCTGCTGAAGGCGGCGATGGACGGTGCCGTGCCGATCCGCGCCTTCATGGAGGCCTTCGTTGCCTCCGAGGTGGTGCTGCTGACCGGCAGCCTGGTAACCCCCGACGGCAGCGGCTTCGACCCGTTGCTGTTCGACAAGCAGGGCACCCTGCACGTGGCAGTGTTCACCGACCCGTCGCGGGTCGGCATTTACAGCCAGCAGGTCCCCCACCAGATCCGCTGGCTGATGCTGGACGTGCTGCGCCGCGTACCGGGTGGCTACGGCGTGGTGATCAACCCCGGCACGTCGCTGGGCTTCGAGATCTCGCCCAGCGGTATCGGCGAAATCCTGAAGGACTTCGCCCAGGGCTGATTGTCCTGTAGAGCCGAGCCCATGCTCGGCTGCCTTCCGCGCAATGCCTGATCAGTCGAGCACGGCTCGACGCTACAGAAGGCTTCCTTTCGAACGCCGTCCGTGATCCCCTTGGGCGACATCGGGATCGAGGCTTCGCCATGGAACTCAGAGGACTACCCGCCGACGCGCCGGCACGATCACGCCATTCCCGCTCGGCCCTGATCTTCCTGATCGCGGCCATCGTTGCCGCCCTGGTGGCCATGCCGCTGCTGCGCGCGGTGGGCATGGTGCTGTGGCCGGTGTTCGTCATTGCCTGGCTGATCAACCTGGGCGCTGCCTGGCATCTGGCCCAGTGGGCGCGGCAGCAGGGGCGCTCGGCGTGGGCATTCGGATTGTTGGCGGCGCTGGGTACCGTCGCCTCGATCGTGGTGTACGTACTGCTGGCGTTGCTGGGACCGAAGGCCGCGCGCTGAATCCGCGCGGCCAGTCCGGGCCATGTGCCGAGCATGGCTCGGCACTACAGTAGAGCCGAACCATGCTCGCCTGCTTGGGGCCTCACATCGTCACCTTGCGCCGGTTGTCGTCGCTCACCCGGTCGATCAGCTTGTTGTACGGGTCGAAGCCTGCTTCGTCCGGCTTTTCATCCACGGTCACCGTAATCTTCGGCTCGGCGCTGGTGATGTGGTGGCGCTGCAGGTACAGCACTTTCTGGTCGCGTTCCTTGCCGGAAGGGCCGTTGGCGAACACGCCGATCTCGACCCAGTCATCCATCTTCCCGTCGCTTTCCTGGCCCTTGCCGTCGGCATACTGCTTGGCCGCGTGCAGGTCCACGGTCACGTCGTAGCGGCCGTCATCGCGCTTGCGGGCGCTGGCGGCCATCACCCGGTTGTCGTAGAAGCTGATCTTCTCGAACAGGTCGGTAACCAGCTGCTGGCGGTCGGCCGGGGTCTCGGCGCGGATGTAGCCCAGCAATTCGCGCGAGGTGGTGTAGGGCGGTTGCTGGTAACCCTTGTCCTGCAGGAAACGCTTCAATGCCCGGTTAAGCGCCTGCTCGCCGATCTCCTCGCGCAGCCGGTAGAACACCAGCGAACCCTTCTGGTAGTGGATGTACTGCTGGTTCTCCACACGTTCCAGCGGCTGTTCCTCGATGGCCTCGCCACCACGCCCGGACAGGTAGCCGTCCAGTTCGCGCTTGAGGAACTGGCGCATGTGCTGGCGGCCGTACTCCTGCTCCATCACCATCAGTGCCGAATACTGCGACAGCGATTCGGACAGCACCGTCGCGCCCTGCACGTTGGCACCGATTACCTGGTGCGCCCACCACTGGTGTGCGATCTCGTGCGCGGTCACGTAGAAAACGTAGTCCACCTTGTCCGGGTCACGCAGGTCGGCGATGAAACCGATGGCCTCGGAGTAGGGGATGGTGTTGGCGAACGACTGCGCGAAGCGCGCATAGCCCGGGAACTCGATGATGCGTACCTGGCGGTGCTGGTACGGGGTGAAGTTCGCTTCGTAGTAGGCCAGCGACTTCTGCACCGCCTCGATCATCCGGTCCACGTTGTAGCCGTGCGCCGGGTCGAAGTAGACCTCGATCGGGATGTCCTTGTACTTCGCCTTGCGCACGTCCCAACGCGCCGACAGGTAGGCATAGAAGTTCAGCATCGGCCGGTCCATGGCATAGCTGAAGCAACGCCGGCCTTTCACCGTGGTCTCGTGCTGCAGGTAGCCCGGGGCCAGCGCGACCTGGTCAGCCGCGGTGCAGACGGTGGTGCGGAAATCGAGCCAGTCAGCATCATTGGAAATGTAGGTGTTGGCGCGCGCCGCTTCGTCTTCCAGCTTGGGCATGCGCCGCGGCTCGCCGAGATCACGCTTGCGCCGCTCGTTGCGGTCGGTGATCTCCGCGCCTTCGTTGTAGCCGAATGACGGCAGCACGCGGCTGTTGAAGAACGTGCCGTTGTCCACAAGGTTGCTCGGCGCCTGGCCGGCGGTGATGCCATTGGGCTTCTGCACCACCCGGAAATGGACACGGCGGCTTTCGCCCGGTTGCAGGGGCTTGTCCAGCCGGTAGATGCGATACCCCAGGTCCTTGTCATGGAAGGCCATCGTCTGTCCGCCAAGATCGGCGGCTACCAGCTGTTTGTCATCACCCATCGAGACATGCAGTTCCGGGATCGGCTGCGCGTGCAGGTTGCGGATCGTCCAGTTCGCATCGATCACCATCGACTGCGATTCGGGGGACAGGTCCACGCGGTTGTCTACCGCCACGATGCGCGGCTGCGGCAGGTTGCGGTACTTCGACAGCTCGCGCTCGTAGCGGGCCTGCAGGTCCAGCTGTTGATCCGGGGAAAGGAACTCGTTGCGGATGTTGGTGCTCCAGTACAGCCAGCCGCCCACGCCGACAAAGGCCAGGGCGGCCACTGCGGCGAAGACACCGGTCGGACCCCACAGGCGACGCCGGGCCAGGGCCAGGCGCTGGCGCAGGCCCTGGCTGACACCACGCACCCAGAACGCGGAGGCCACGCACATCATCGCGAGCAGGAACAACGCCCAATAGCCCTGGAACGCCAGCTGTCCGGTGAGGAAGTGGCCGTAGCCGTTCATATCCGAATAGGGAGCGATCGGCCAGCTGCCGAAGTTGTAGATGTTCTGCGTGTAGTCGAGCATGCCCAGCACGCCCTGGCCGATCATCACCACGATCAGCAGCGCGTAACCGACGAACTTGTTGTTGGTGAGCACCTGCAGCACCAGCGCCAGGCCCCCCATCAGGATGTAGACCACCGAATCCAGCGCCAGGCTGCGCAGGTAGAGCAGCGGCTCCAGGTGCGTATAGCCCTTGGCCAGCTGCACGCTCATCGCGGCCAGCGCGCCGGCCGCCTGGAAACAGGCGATCACCGCCACCAGCGCGACGAACTTGGCCAGCAGCGGTACCCAGTTCGGCACCGGCATGGCGTCGGTCACTTCATTGATGCGCGCGCCGCGTTCCTTCCAGACCAGCTCGCCGGCGAAGAACAGCACGATGATGATCAGCAGCCAGCTGAAGGCGCCCTGCAGGCCCATGATCATCTGTGAGGTGACCGGCCAGATCGAGGTGCCATACAGCGTCTGCCGGAACAGGGCGCTGGGCAGGAAGTTGGCCAGCCCCAGCACCAGCAGCACGATGAACGGGACGCTGCGCAGCACGCCGCCGGTGTCGAAACGCACCTGGCGCAGGAACTGGTGCCATGCGGTGCTGCCAGTGAACGCCGGTACCACGCGGGGTAGGGCTGCGCGGGCAGGACGAACAGTCACCGTATCGGCGGCCGCCAGCGTGAGCTTGCGTCCCCAGCGCCGGCGGCCGCTGCCGCTGCGTTCGGTGCGGAACAGCGCGAACGTGGCGGCGAACAGCACCGCGGCCACGCCCAGCCACAGGGCGCGGTTGGCCAGCAGGTAACCGGCCAGCGCCGGAATGCCGCTGTTGCGTTCGGCGGTGGACCAGTAGCGGATGGTGCGGCCCAGTGCACGCATGCCGAGCGGCTCGCTCAGTACCGCGATCCAGGTGTTGTCGATGTCGCGCAGCAGGGCGGCACTGGC
This genomic window from Stenotrophomonas maltophilia contains:
- a CDS encoding M1 family aminopeptidase, which codes for MIFNFFRFELREQLRSPLLWLLAGLFALLAFAAASSDAVQIGGGTGNVHSNAPTVIAQMLGIFTLLGMLVTALFVSNALLRDFELGTAELIFASPVKRRDYLAGRIAAALAAGLLVYVVIAFGLWLAPFMPWVDPERVGPISWQGYAWTFAVIVIPNLLFTTALLSLLAAVTRSILWVYIGLVAYLVLYGASAALLRDIDNTWIAVLSEPLGMRALGRTIRYWSTAERNSGIPALAGYLLANRALWLGVAAVLFAATFALFRTERSGSGRRRWGRKLTLAAADTVTVRPARAALPRVVPAFTGSTAWHQFLRQVRFDTGGVLRSVPFIVLLVLGLANFLPSALFRQTLYGTSIWPVTSQMIMGLQGAFSWLLIIIVLFFAGELVWKERGARINEVTDAMPVPNWVPLLAKFVALVAVIACFQAAGALAAMSVQLAKGYTHLEPLLYLRSLALDSVVYILMGGLALVLQVLTNNKFVGYALLIVVMIGQGVLGMLDYTQNIYNFGSWPIAPYSDMNGYGHFLTGQLAFQGYWALFLLAMMCVASAFWVRGVSQGLRQRLALARRRLWGPTGVFAAVAALAFVGVGGWLYWSTNIRNEFLSPDQQLDLQARYERELSKYRNLPQPRIVAVDNRVDLSPESQSMVIDANWTIRNLHAQPIPELHVSMGDDKQLVAADLGGQTMAFHDKDLGYRIYRLDKPLQPGESRRVHFRVVQKPNGITAGQAPSNLVDNGTFFNSRVLPSFGYNEGAEITDRNERRKRDLGEPRRMPKLEDEAARANTYISNDADWLDFRTTVCTAADQVALAPGYLQHETTVKGRRCFSYAMDRPMLNFYAYLSARWDVRKAKYKDIPIEVYFDPAHGYNVDRMIEAVQKSLAYYEANFTPYQHRQVRIIEFPGYARFAQSFANTIPYSEAIGFIADLRDPDKVDYVFYVTAHEIAHQWWAHQVIGANVQGATVLSESLSQYSALMVMEQEYGRQHMRQFLKRELDGYLSGRGGEAIEEQPLERVENQQYIHYQKGSLVFYRLREEIGEQALNRALKRFLQDKGYQQPPYTTSRELLGYIRAETPADRQQLVTDLFEKISFYDNRVMAASARKRDDGRYDVTVDLHAAKQYADGKGQESDGKMDDWVEIGVFANGPSGKERDQKVLYLQRHHITSAEPKITVTVDEKPDEAGFDPYNKLIDRVSDDNRRKVTM
- a CDS encoding SseB family protein; translated protein: MTDLAPQTPIETLLKAAMDGAVPIRAFMEAFVASEVVLLTGSLVTPDGSGFDPLLFDKQGTLHVAVFTDPSRVGIYSQQVPHQIRWLMLDVLRRVPGGYGVVINPGTSLGFEISPSGIGEILKDFAQG